In the genome of Sphingomonas alpina, the window GCGGCTGACCGATCCGATACAGCGCGGCACGCCGCTGGCGCTGTCGATCGATTATCGCGTGCAGGCAGCGATGGAGAGTGAACTGGGCGCGGCGATGGCCGCGTTCCAGGCCAGGGGTGCGACCGGTGTTGTGCTCGACGTGCATACTGGCGAAATCATCTCGATGGTGTCGCTGCCGGTGTTCAACCCGAACAAGGTTGGCGCGGCCAATCGCGATTCGCTGCGCAACAACGTGACTCAGAGCGTGTATGAGCTGGGATCGACCTTCAAGCCGATCACCATGGCGGCGGCGATCGAGAGTGGTGTCGTCACGTCGATGGCGAAGCGCTATGACGCAACGCAGCCGCTGCACGTCGGTGGCTTTACCATCCATGACGATCATGCGCAGCGGCGCTTCCTCAATGTGCCCGAGACGCTGATTCATTCGTCGAACATCGTTACCGCACGGATCGCCGATGAAATCGGCAAGGACCGGCTCGCGGCGATGTTCGCCAAAATGGGCTTCGACACCAAGCCGGACATCGAAATTCTTGAAAAGCAGAAGCCGATCTGGCCGAAATACTGGGCGCGTACCACGGTGATGACGACTGGTTATGGCCATGGCATCGCGGTCACGCCGCTGCATCTCGCCAATGCCTATGCGACCTTGGTCAATGGCGGCATCTGGCGTCCGACCACACTGATCCGTGTCGCGCCGGGCAAGGCACCAACCGGCCGCCGTGTGCTGTCCGAAGCGACCAGCGCGCGGATGCGGCAATTGCTGCGGCTGATCGTGACGCAGGGCACTGGGCGCAAGGGTGAGGCACCAGGCTATCGGGTTGGCGGCAAGACCGGTACAGCCGAGGTGGCTGGTGCCGGCGGCTATTCGAAGAAGGCCAATGTCTCGACCTTCGCTGCAGCTTTTCCGATGGATGCGCCACGCTATGTCGTGGTGGCGATGCTCGATTCTCCCATCGGTAATGCCCAGTCCTTCGGTCTGACTACGGCTGCCTTCACTGCCGCCCCGGTCGTAAGCAAAGTGATCTCGCGGACCGGGTCGATGCTGGGCGTGATGCCTGACAATGGTCGCGACATCGATGTGTCCGATCTGATGCCATTGCTCTGGCACGCGCCGGGCGGGAGATTCGGGGGATCCGGAATGAAACTCGGCGCGCTGACCGGTGGCGGCGAGACCGACACGGTCAGCGGCTTTGCGATCGATCACCGCAAGGTCGCGACCGGTACGATTTTCGGCGCGTTCGAGGGCGCGAAGGTCAATGGCGAGGATTTCATCCCGGCCGCGGTGGCGTCGGGCGCGATCGCGGTGGTTGCGCGGCCCGAGGCAAAGGTGACCGGCGCGGTGCACATCGCCGACGCCAATCCGCGCCGCAAATTCGCCGAGCTGGCCGCGCGCTTCTTCGCGCCGTTCCCCGAAACGACGGTTGCGGTTACGGGAACCAACGGCAAGACTTCGACCGTCGAGATGGTCCGGCAATTGTGGCGCATGGCCGGCCATCACGCTGCGTCGATCGGCACACTCGGCGTGACTACCGCCGATGACCGCGTCTCGACCGGGCTGACCACGCCGGACATCGTCACGTTCCTGTCCAACGTCGCCGGGCTGGCGCGCGAAGGCGTGAGCCATGTCGCGTTCGAGGCGTCGAGCCATGGCCTGTCGCAATATCGCACTGAAGGATTACCGGTGCGCGCGGCGGCGTTCACCAATCTCAGTCGCGATCATCTCGATTATCACGGCACGATGGAGGCCTATCTCGATGCCAAATTGCGGCTGTTCGCCGAAGTGCTGGAGGCCGATGGCGTCGCAGTGATCTGGGCAGATGACCCGAGCTCGACGCGCGTTGCCGACGCTGTCAAAGCGCGCGGAATTCGGGCGATTAGCGTCGGTACGCAAGGCGAGACGCTGAAGCTCGTTTCGCGCGACCCGACCCTGCTTGGGCAAGGGCTGGTGATCGAGGCGGAGGGCAAGACCCACAAGATCAACCTGCCATTGATCGGCGCCTATCAGGTGGCCAATGCGCTGGTTTCGGCAGGGCTGGTGATCGCGACCGGTGGTGCTGTGACAGCGACGCTGACCGCGCTGTCGCGGCTGCAGCCGGTGCGCGGGCGGCTCGAGCGGGCGGTAATCACGCGGTCCGGGGCGCCGGTCTATGTCGATTATGCGCATACACCCGATGCGCTGGAGGCGGCGATCGCTGCGCTGAAGCCGCACGCAGCGGGGCGGTTGATCGTGGTGTTCGGCGCCGGCGGCGATCGTGACCAGGGCAAGCGATCGGCGATGGGCGCGATCGCCGCGGCGATGGCGGACAAGGTGATCGTGACCGATGACAATCCCCGGTCCGAAGATGCAGCGACGATCCGCGCGATGGTGATGCAGGGTGCGCCCGCCGCGACCGAGATCGGGTCGCGGCGCGACGCGATCGGCGTAGCGATCGCCGATGCCGGTCCGCAGGATATCGTGCTGATCGCAGGCAAGGGGCATGAGCAGGGCCAGATCGTCGGCGACATGGTGCTCCCGTTCGACGATGTCAGCGTCGCGCGGGAGATGGCAGCGTGAGCCTCTGGACCTCAGCCGAGATCGCTGCCGCCACTGATGGCGTCGCCTCGGGCGACTTTATCGTGACCGGCGTCACATTCGATTCGCGCGAAGTCGGCCCCGGCGATCTGTTCATCGCGATGTCGGGCGAAGCGACCGACGGCCATAAATTCCTCGATCAGGCCTCCGAGCGGGGAGCGTCGGGTGCGATCGTCGCGCAAGCGACGACGCACCCGCATGTCCTCGTCCCCGATACCATGGTTGCGCTGGAAGCGCTTGCCACCGCGTCGCGCGCGCGCAGCAAGGCGCGGATCATTGGCGTGACCGGATCGGTCGGCAAGACCAGCACCAAGGAAGCGTTGTTCGCAGCACTCGACCGCGGCGATCCGGGTGCTGCGCATCGTTCGGTCAAGAGCTACAATAATCATACCGGCGTGCCGCTGAGCCTTGCCCGAATGCCGGCCGATGCGCGCTTTGGCGTGTTCGAGATGGGCATGAACCATGCCGGCGAGCTGGCCCATCTGACCACTCTGGTGCGCCCTCATGTGGCAATGGTGACGGCAATCGCACCGGCGCACACTGCCTTCTTTCCCGATGAATCCGCCATCGCCGACGCCAAGGGCGAGATTTTCGCCGGGCTGCAGCCGGGCGGCACGGCGATCATCCCATTCGACAGCCCGCACCGCGAGCGGCTGATTGCGGCGGCGCGACCCCATGCCGAGCGGATCGTGACTTTCGGACTTGAGGACGGTGCTGATGTGCGGGCGATCGAGACGATGCGCACTGCCGCGGGCGGCACCTTCGTCACGGCGCAGCTGGGTACGCGTGAGCTGAGCTTCACCATGTCGCAGCCGGGCCTTCACTGGGTGTCCAACGCACTCGGCGTGCTGGCGGTGGTCGAGGCTGTCGGCGGTGATCTGGCGCTGGCCGGGCTTGCGCTGGCCGAACTTGGCGGGCTGCAGGGGCGCGGCGCGCGCTTCATGGCGAAACTCGCCGGGGGCGAGGCGCTGGTAATCGACGAGAGCTATAACGCCAATCCGTCGTCGATGCGCGCGACGCTGGCCGTGCTGGGCGCGGAGGCGGCGCAGCGCAGGATCGCGGTGCTCGGCGAGATGCGCGAGCTCGGTGACGGGAGTGCCGCTTATCATGCTGCGCTGGCCGGCCCAATCGACGAAGCGGGCGTGGCGTACGCCGTACTGGTCGGTCCGGAAATGGCCTCCCTCGCGAACGCGCTTGAGGGACGCGTGCAATTCGTCCATGTGGCCGACACCGCTGCTGCCCGAACGACCTTGATGACAATATTGGCGCCGGGCGATGCGGTGCTCATCAAGGGATCGAACGGAGTGGGGTTGTCGGCATTGGTCGCCAGCCTCGCGAACGGGACAGCATAATGCTTTATTTCATCGCCGAGTATCTGGGCTTCCCCGGGGCACTCAACCTAATCCGCTATCTATCGTTCCGCTCCGGCGGGGCGGTGGCGACGGCGCTGCTGATCGGCCTGGTCATCGGGCCGCGTTTCATCGGCTGGCTGCGCGTCCGGCAGGGCAAGGGGCAGCCGATCCGCAGCGACGGCCCGCAAACGCATCTCGCCAAGCGCGGTACGCCGACGATGGGTGGGCTGATGATCCTGACCTCCATGGTGCTGTCGATCCTGTTATGGATGGACCTCACCAATCCGTTCGTCTGGGCGTGCCTGTTCGTCACGCTGGGCTTCGGTGCGATCGGGTTTCTCGATGATTACGACAAGGTGCGTAAAGCGAGCGCCGCCGGTATCTCCAGCCGGATGCGCCTGCTCGGTGAGTTCGCCATTGCCGGTATCGCGAGCTGGATCATCATCGGTGAGAATGGCACACATCTCTATGTGCCCTTTTTCAGCGGCGTGTCGCTTGATCTCGGCTATTTCTATATCGCCTTTGCGGCGTTCACGATCGTTGCGTTCGGCAATGCGGTGAACCTGACCGACGGGCTCGATGGCCTGGCGACCATGCCGGTGAT includes:
- a CDS encoding UDP-N-acetylmuramoyl-tripeptide--D-alanyl-D-alanine ligase, coding for MSLWTSAEIAAATDGVASGDFIVTGVTFDSREVGPGDLFIAMSGEATDGHKFLDQASERGASGAIVAQATTHPHVLVPDTMVALEALATASRARSKARIIGVTGSVGKTSTKEALFAALDRGDPGAAHRSVKSYNNHTGVPLSLARMPADARFGVFEMGMNHAGELAHLTTLVRPHVAMVTAIAPAHTAFFPDESAIADAKGEIFAGLQPGGTAIIPFDSPHRERLIAAARPHAERIVTFGLEDGADVRAIETMRTAAGGTFVTAQLGTRELSFTMSQPGLHWVSNALGVLAVVEAVGGDLALAGLALAELGGLQGRGARFMAKLAGGEALVIDESYNANPSSMRATLAVLGAEAAQRRIAVLGEMRELGDGSAAYHAALAGPIDEAGVAYAVLVGPEMASLANALEGRVQFVHVADTAAARTTLMTILAPGDAVLIKGSNGVGLSALVASLANGTA
- the mraY gene encoding phospho-N-acetylmuramoyl-pentapeptide-transferase; translation: MLYFIAEYLGFPGALNLIRYLSFRSGGAVATALLIGLVIGPRFIGWLRVRQGKGQPIRSDGPQTHLAKRGTPTMGGLMILTSMVLSILLWMDLTNPFVWACLFVTLGFGAIGFLDDYDKVRKASAAGISSRMRLLGEFAIAGIASWIIIGENGTHLYVPFFSGVSLDLGYFYIAFAAFTIVAFGNAVNLTDGLDGLATMPVIIAAVAFMIIVYLAGNIKFATYLGIPHVPRAGDLAIFCGAIVGGGLAFLWFNAPPAAVFMGDTGSLALGGALGAIAVVAHHELVLGIIGGLFVVEALSVIIQVFFYKRTGRRVFKMAPIHHHFEQLGWSEPTVVIRFWIIALVLALAGLSTLKLR
- a CDS encoding UDP-N-acetylmuramoyl-L-alanyl-D-glutamate--2,6-diaminopimelate ligase, with the protein product MKLGALTGGGETDTVSGFAIDHRKVATGTIFGAFEGAKVNGEDFIPAAVASGAIAVVARPEAKVTGAVHIADANPRRKFAELAARFFAPFPETTVAVTGTNGKTSTVEMVRQLWRMAGHHAASIGTLGVTTADDRVSTGLTTPDIVTFLSNVAGLAREGVSHVAFEASSHGLSQYRTEGLPVRAAAFTNLSRDHLDYHGTMEAYLDAKLRLFAEVLEADGVAVIWADDPSSTRVADAVKARGIRAISVGTQGETLKLVSRDPTLLGQGLVIEAEGKTHKINLPLIGAYQVANALVSAGLVIATGGAVTATLTALSRLQPVRGRLERAVITRSGAPVYVDYAHTPDALEAAIAALKPHAAGRLIVVFGAGGDRDQGKRSAMGAIAAAMADKVIVTDDNPRSEDAATIRAMVMQGAPAATEIGSRRDAIGVAIADAGPQDIVLIAGKGHEQGQIVGDMVLPFDDVSVAREMAA